In a single window of the Acetivibrio clariflavus DSM 19732 genome:
- a CDS encoding WXG100 family type VII secretion target, translated as MAMGSTGTVNMTPEMLRNALSVIEEYRANTNNLHTQLSETISTLLSTSFSGSAADGFKYFYDNSIEPAIGEGLTKLLDTLKQIVEETLKAIPDVGGLDDQLGEGNRQQ; from the coding sequence ATGGCAATGGGAAGTACAGGTACTGTGAATATGACACCTGAGATGCTTAGAAATGCATTGAGTGTGATTGAGGAGTACCGAGCAAACACAAACAATTTACACACACAATTAAGTGAAACAATAAGTACATTGCTTTCAACTAGCTTCAGCGGTAGTGCAGCGGATGGTTTCAAATATTTTTATGATAACAGCATTGAACCGGCTATTGGCGAGGGTTTGACCAAGTTGTTAGACACGTTGAAGCAAATTGTGGAAGAAACTTTAAAGGCCATTCCGGACGTTGGCGGTTTGGATGACCAACTTGGTGAAGGAAACAGACAACAATAA
- a CDS encoding WXG100 family type VII secretion target encodes MSSSGFVLADIDKISQFEQKSQEAIAEFDAIKEKFNEINATLLSKWKGEGADAYKQETDHILENIGGIKDVLDAINNGVVKDIKDSYLQLDAELGEFNRNPQSGEGSENG; translated from the coding sequence ATGAGTAGTTCAGGTTTTGTTTTAGCGGATATTGATAAAATTTCACAGTTTGAGCAAAAGAGCCAGGAGGCTATTGCTGAATTTGATGCTATCAAGGAAAAGTTCAATGAAATTAATGCAACTTTACTTAGCAAATGGAAGGGAGAAGGTGCCGACGCCTACAAACAAGAAACTGACCACATTCTTGAGAATATCGGTGGGATTAAGGATGTTCTTGATGCAATAAATAATGGAGTTGTTAAGGATATCAAAGATAGTTATTTACAGCTTGATGCAGAACTTGGTGAGTTCAATAGGAATCCTCAGTCTGGTGAAGGCAGTGAAAACGGATAA
- a CDS encoding FtsK/SpoIIIE domain-containing protein, whose amino-acid sequence MKNNEIIISVKFKSDSFSDELSFLVLKDITLKALIEAIYYGLKKANGYEKHFNLVEKYLKTRKELQVLYNAKGDFNIIDFTEEIDGTKIFNKKLDELGFVTSSCVLFTTETKVIPMPLFQKTENSYILKSDNSLEYNISTRRLNVIEPSVIEIIPHGEMPKKDKSSFLDVVIPTALSTGGMLVARYLIMLLAPRASSLGNTMILMSAAMGIVALVTTMYNFMRQRNNYKKDVKVWKENYENYIHRIINRIKEWQKSDIKYLNSVYPNMDTLFKNTAEINSSIFSRSQNDNDFMVISLGMSDEVKPLFEIKSEKKDHIFYDIYYKKIGDRIEILIPSKKDEKRRKKLSPDERAEEDKNKFMLTDLAYNFANKDGDIGFKYLRSDDGSKPPLLLDLKSCGALGVISNDIQTSKNFIQHIIFELAYYHSPEDLQFVFFFEQEDDPAKQNEILQNYKYLPHANELFDGISQFVFDKDSAGIVFGQLLSIMNERVKSDGEKNESLNLNQKHTQIVCIVFYDYNIKETGFSKFLPEVPKEGEPYVNSNGLTFIFIQPVKDKLPKYCGNIVEIHKDNPKGRRCSLRYNILSRETLNVLSGGEDDISKANDTDKIIEYKHFQNDYIFDAEKYKEKFNLAFKQLSAIYYTRIAENGKVPSMVTLFELYGYNSEKIKKGELKKNILENWKNIEKNDVTRNLSVAIGKNEHGPIYLDLYEKADGPHMLVAGTTGSGKSETIITYLIGLCMKFSPMDLNLMLVDMKGGGFSDRLGNLPHCVGVVTDTAGEEEGTSAAYMLKRFLESLNAEIKRRKLLLSSLGVDNIDSYIRALRVIRQIKELENQPNTGEAIEKLKKKLNEKQIKALNKDLKEFSYLSHLVLVVDEFTELKRFSNESNDTDFIAEITTIARVGRTLGFHIILVSQNIEGAITDDIRVNSKARICLKVATKQASKEMIGSPAAAAPTMPLNGRAYLLVGTGTRFEYFQSAYTGSNKNLDIEAPVLVTQVPNSGRFNTDFYSSKKDNEKEKKKNENINEHDTQLRYITNTIIEISRDMEKPRQIFLPPLPEKIFDETKWRY is encoded by the coding sequence ATGAAAAACAATGAGATTATAATTTCAGTTAAATTTAAAAGTGATAGTTTTTCTGATGAGTTATCTTTTCTTGTTCTAAAGGATATTACTCTTAAAGCACTTATTGAAGCGATATATTACGGATTAAAAAAAGCAAATGGTTATGAAAAGCACTTTAATCTTGTTGAAAAATATTTAAAAACTCGTAAAGAGTTACAAGTATTATACAATGCAAAAGGTGACTTCAATATAATTGATTTCACCGAAGAGATTGACGGGACAAAAATATTTAATAAAAAGTTGGATGAACTTGGATTTGTAACATCAAGTTGTGTTTTGTTCACAACGGAAACCAAAGTAATACCTATGCCATTATTCCAAAAAACTGAAAACAGCTACATACTGAAATCGGATAATTCCTTAGAATACAATATAAGTACAAGACGTTTGAATGTTATTGAGCCATCGGTAATTGAAATTATTCCTCACGGTGAGATGCCTAAAAAAGATAAATCTTCCTTCTTGGATGTAGTTATTCCCACTGCTTTGTCTACCGGTGGAATGCTAGTGGCTCGCTATCTTATTATGTTGTTAGCCCCAAGAGCATCAAGTTTGGGGAATACTATGATTTTAATGTCTGCAGCTATGGGTATAGTTGCACTTGTAACTACTATGTATAATTTTATGAGGCAAAGAAACAATTATAAAAAGGATGTAAAGGTTTGGAAAGAAAATTATGAGAATTATATTCATAGAATAATAAATAGAATAAAAGAGTGGCAAAAAAGTGATATAAAATATCTAAACAGTGTATATCCGAACATGGATACACTGTTTAAGAATACTGCTGAAATTAACAGCAGCATTTTTTCACGCTCGCAGAATGATAATGACTTTATGGTAATATCTCTTGGAATGTCAGATGAAGTTAAGCCCTTGTTTGAGATAAAAAGCGAGAAAAAAGACCACATATTTTACGATATATACTACAAAAAAATCGGAGATAGAATAGAAATACTGATTCCTTCAAAGAAGGATGAAAAGAGACGCAAAAAATTATCACCGGATGAAAGAGCTGAAGAAGATAAAAATAAGTTTATGCTTACAGATTTGGCATATAATTTTGCCAATAAGGATGGTGATATTGGTTTTAAATATTTAAGAAGCGATGACGGAAGCAAACCTCCACTGCTACTGGATTTAAAATCTTGTGGTGCTTTGGGGGTAATTTCTAATGATATCCAGACATCAAAGAATTTTATTCAACATATAATATTTGAACTTGCTTATTATCATTCACCGGAAGATTTGCAATTTGTGTTTTTCTTCGAACAAGAAGATGACCCAGCGAAGCAAAATGAAATTCTGCAAAATTATAAATATTTACCCCATGCCAATGAACTCTTTGACGGAATTTCACAGTTCGTATTTGATAAGGATAGTGCCGGTATTGTCTTTGGTCAGCTACTTAGCATAATGAACGAGCGTGTCAAATCTGATGGCGAAAAAAATGAATCACTAAATTTAAATCAAAAGCATACTCAAATTGTTTGTATTGTCTTTTATGACTACAATATCAAAGAAACCGGTTTTTCGAAGTTTTTGCCGGAGGTACCGAAAGAAGGTGAACCTTATGTAAATTCTAACGGGCTTACTTTCATTTTCATACAGCCGGTTAAAGATAAATTGCCTAAGTATTGCGGGAATATTGTCGAAATTCACAAAGACAATCCGAAGGGAAGGAGATGCAGCTTACGATATAATATCTTAAGCAGAGAAACCCTTAATGTTTTAAGTGGTGGAGAAGATGATATCTCTAAAGCTAATGATACGGATAAAATAATTGAATATAAACATTTTCAAAACGACTACATATTTGACGCAGAAAAGTATAAGGAAAAATTCAATCTGGCATTTAAACAGTTAAGTGCCATCTATTATACGAGAATTGCCGAAAATGGTAAAGTTCCTTCAATGGTAACTTTGTTTGAACTTTATGGTTATAACTCAGAAAAAATAAAAAAAGGCGAATTAAAGAAAAACATATTGGAAAATTGGAAGAACATAGAGAAAAATGATGTTACCCGAAATCTTAGTGTAGCGATTGGAAAAAATGAGCATGGTCCGATATATCTTGATTTGTATGAGAAAGCAGACGGACCGCATATGCTTGTTGCCGGAACGACTGGATCAGGAAAATCCGAAACAATAATAACTTACTTGATTGGCTTGTGTATGAAATTTTCTCCGATGGATTTAAATTTAATGCTCGTTGATATGAAGGGCGGAGGTTTTTCTGATCGTTTGGGGAATTTACCTCATTGTGTTGGAGTTGTAACCGACACCGCTGGTGAGGAAGAAGGTACTTCTGCAGCATATATGTTAAAACGTTTCCTTGAGTCTCTTAATGCAGAGATTAAGAGACGAAAGCTGTTGCTCTCAAGCCTGGGAGTGGATAATATTGACTCTTATATCCGAGCACTCCGTGTTATTAGGCAAATAAAGGAGTTAGAAAATCAGCCTAATACCGGTGAGGCAATTGAGAAGTTGAAAAAGAAACTTAATGAGAAGCAAATTAAGGCATTAAATAAGGATTTAAAAGAGTTTTCTTACCTTTCTCACCTTGTTTTGGTTGTTGATGAGTTTACCGAGCTTAAGCGTTTTTCCAATGAAAGCAACGACACGGATTTCATTGCTGAAATTACTACAATTGCACGTGTAGGGCGAACACTGGGTTTTCATATAATTCTTGTTTCGCAAAATATTGAAGGTGCTATTACAGATGATATTAGGGTAAACTCTAAAGCAAGAATATGTCTTAAGGTTGCAACAAAACAAGCATCAAAAGAAATGATAGGCAGTCCGGCTGCAGCTGCACCAACGATGCCTCTGAATGGACGTGCATATTTACTTGTTGGTACAGGAACGAGGTTTGAATATTTCCAGTCAGCCTATACCGGTTCCAACAAAAACCTGGATATCGAGGCTCCTGTGCTAGTAACACAGGTTCCGAATTCAGGAAGATTTAATACCGATTTTTATTCTTCAAAAAAAGATAATGAGAAGGAAAAGAAAAAGAATGAAAATATTAATGAGCATGATACCCAGCTTAGATATATAACCAATACAATAATTGAGATAAGCAGAGACATGGAAAAACCTCGTCAGATATTTTTACCGCCGCTTCCGGAAAAGATTTTTGATGAGACTAAATGGAGGTATTAA
- the idi gene encoding isopentenyl-diphosphate Delta-isomerase has translation MIIIKEYILLVNEDDEEIGIGEKMEVHKTGQLHRAFSIFVFNSENKLLLQKRAISKYHSGGLLTNTCCSHQRKGEDLYETIHTRLMEEMGFDCDLEEIFTLKYRAELDNGLIEHEIDHVFIGRYDGDPVPNPDEVDDYAWVDLEDVLRDVSESPENFTCWFRLLIGIVAKYVTTSS, from the coding sequence GTGATTATTATTAAAGAGTATATTTTACTTGTAAATGAAGATGATGAAGAAATCGGTATAGGTGAAAAAATGGAGGTACACAAAACAGGCCAACTCCATAGAGCATTTTCTATTTTCGTTTTCAATTCGGAAAATAAATTGCTTCTTCAAAAAAGGGCTATATCAAAATATCACTCAGGAGGATTACTTACAAATACATGCTGTAGCCATCAAAGAAAAGGAGAAGACCTATACGAGACAATACATACAAGATTAATGGAGGAAATGGGTTTCGATTGCGACTTAGAGGAAATATTTACATTAAAATACAGAGCCGAGTTGGATAACGGCTTGATCGAACATGAAATTGACCATGTTTTTATTGGCAGATACGATGGTGATCCCGTGCCAAACCCTGATGAGGTAGATGACTATGCATGGGTTGATCTTGAAGATGTACTACGTGATGTAAGCGAATCTCCGGAAAACTTCACTTGTTGGTTTAGGTTATTGATAGGTATAGTAGCAAAATATGTTACCACCTCTTCCTGA
- the ahpC gene encoding alkyl hydroperoxide reductase subunit C: MSLIGTEVKPFTAEAYHNGKFITVTEQDFKGKWSVVCFYPADFTFVCPTELEDLQNNYEKLKALGAEVYSVSTDTHYTHKAWHDTSETIKKITYVMIGDPSHTLSRNFDVLDETTGLADRGTFIIDPDGVIQSVEISAGGIGRDADILIDKIKAAQYVRNHPGEVCPAKWKEGGQTLKTSIDLVGKI, translated from the coding sequence ATGTCATTGATTGGAACCGAGGTTAAACCATTTACTGCTGAAGCTTATCATAACGGAAAGTTTATAACAGTAACAGAACAAGATTTTAAAGGTAAATGGAGTGTAGTATGCTTCTATCCTGCGGATTTCACTTTTGTTTGCCCTACTGAACTTGAAGATCTTCAAAATAATTATGAAAAATTAAAAGCATTAGGGGCAGAAGTATATTCAGTTTCTACCGATACTCATTATACTCATAAAGCATGGCACGATACATCGGAAACTATAAAGAAAATTACTTATGTAATGATTGGAGATCCATCTCATACTCTTTCTAGAAATTTTGATGTTCTTGATGAAACAACAGGATTAGCAGATAGAGGTACATTTATTATAGACCCTGATGGTGTTATTCAATCCGTTGAAATATCAGCTGGCGGCATTGGACGTGATGCTGATATCCTTATAGATAAGATAAAAGCTGCTCAATATGTAAGAAATCATCCAGGTGAAGTGTGCCCGGCAAAATGGAAAGAAGGCGGCCAAACACTAAAAACAAGCATAGATTTAGTCGGAAAAATATAA
- a CDS encoding FtsK/SpoIIIE domain-containing protein produces the protein MGIEKMLCTLGRFDIPIIQLQPPFVVDLLDSNIALFGAAMSGKTTFIRTLINILHKQYDEKQEQIFILDFGGALFECKDLPLVSAYFDNSNEEYVKRVFKILDNILRDNIKELNGKNYRDSEVQPPHTTFIIDNINAFIDEPRYTAYQEKLAKLCREGLSKGITIVITALDTKGVIPYLGSFKQKIAFEMPMDKYSEIFNGKVSLIGNNPGHGFANVTVKPEGITGTFRMNLPYEVQCFFPYKPKNADGAGDTEESFAEKIKEKFNFSEGKYLKCVKKYWTFPKELTREEYERLKQTPKNESKEYKLPVSVGLDYVNFYPVTVDLEQSRVIAIYGKKEFGKTNLLNLLLSGFAQQKQEAEIVFFDDGRNQLEPIYNNLKDKLNCKLINKFEEIELRFTDDSKKTRKLSPLQQFYVYLNEKHISLDKPNYMADIYGVSKISSKEYLTIPDCYVERAPFTVFVIQSKLVYLNANENKRFINTILPQLVSVAEERGYLFIFSDVQKIGDAEQNSFFNNTITTAFLLDNIAEFAGERGQKTIFGNMDIKSLKEDYARCEIGDGYYYDVEADNLLKLKFIKY, from the coding sequence TTGGGTATTGAAAAAATGCTGTGTACCTTAGGCAGATTTGATATTCCTATAATTCAACTACAGCCGCCTTTTGTTGTTGATTTGCTGGATTCCAACATAGCTTTGTTTGGAGCTGCCATGAGCGGAAAAACAACCTTTATCAGAACATTGATCAATATTCTTCATAAGCAATATGACGAAAAACAAGAGCAGATATTTATTCTCGATTTTGGCGGTGCTTTATTTGAATGTAAAGATTTACCTTTGGTTTCTGCTTATTTTGATAATTCAAATGAGGAGTATGTAAAGCGTGTTTTTAAGATTTTGGATAATATTCTAAGGGATAACATAAAAGAGCTGAACGGGAAAAACTATCGAGATTCTGAAGTTCAGCCTCCCCATACTACTTTTATAATTGATAATATTAATGCTTTTATAGACGAACCAAGATATACAGCATATCAAGAAAAACTGGCAAAATTATGCCGTGAAGGATTGTCAAAGGGCATTACGATTGTTATAACAGCACTTGATACAAAAGGTGTAATACCTTATCTCGGAAGTTTTAAGCAAAAAATTGCTTTTGAAATGCCGATGGACAAGTATTCGGAAATTTTTAACGGAAAGGTAAGTTTAATTGGCAATAATCCCGGTCATGGATTTGCAAATGTAACGGTTAAACCGGAAGGTATTACGGGTACATTCCGTATGAATTTACCCTATGAAGTCCAATGCTTTTTTCCTTATAAACCGAAAAATGCAGATGGGGCCGGGGATACAGAAGAAAGCTTTGCTGAAAAGATTAAAGAGAAATTTAATTTTTCAGAAGGAAAATACCTAAAATGCGTAAAAAAATATTGGACTTTTCCTAAAGAACTAACAAGAGAGGAATACGAAAGACTTAAACAAACTCCCAAGAACGAATCGAAGGAATATAAGCTTCCTGTAAGTGTTGGCTTAGATTATGTTAATTTTTATCCGGTAACGGTTGATTTGGAACAATCCCGTGTTATTGCAATTTACGGCAAAAAGGAATTCGGTAAGACGAATTTGCTTAATCTGTTGCTTAGCGGCTTTGCCCAGCAAAAACAGGAAGCTGAAATTGTTTTTTTTGATGACGGTAGAAATCAACTCGAACCAATCTATAATAACTTAAAGGATAAACTGAATTGTAAGTTGATAAATAAGTTTGAAGAAATAGAATTGCGTTTTACCGATGACTCGAAAAAAACTAGAAAACTATCGCCGCTTCAGCAATTCTATGTATACTTGAATGAGAAGCATATTAGCTTGGATAAACCGAATTATATGGCAGATATCTACGGAGTTAGTAAGATATCGTCTAAAGAATATCTTACGATACCTGACTGTTATGTTGAACGTGCACCGTTTACGGTGTTTGTAATACAAAGTAAATTGGTTTATTTGAATGCGAATGAAAACAAACGTTTTATTAACACTATTTTGCCTCAGTTAGTGTCTGTTGCGGAAGAACGAGGGTATTTATTTATATTTTCCGATGTGCAAAAGATTGGCGATGCAGAACAGAATTCCTTTTTTAATAACACTATTACTACAGCCTTTTTGCTTGATAATATTGCGGAATTTGCAGGAGAACGCGGGCAAAAAACTATATTTGGAAATATGGACATCAAATCCTTAAAAGAGGATTATGCAAGGTGTGAAATAGGTGATGGATACTATTACGATGTTGAGGCAGATAATTTATTAAAGCTAAAATTTATAAAATATTGA
- the ahpF gene encoding alkyl hydroperoxide reductase subunit F — MLLDIEIKQQLEQYLALLENDIVIKVSAGSDKTSTDMVILIDEISKLSSKIHVEKAELERTPSFSINRLNEDTGIVFAGVPLGHEFNSLVLALLQVGGRAPKVDDTYINQIKQLKGEYRFETYVSLSCHNCPDVVQALNIMSVLNPNIKHTMIDGAVFKEEVESKDIMAVPTIYLNGNFFESGRLTLEEILAKLGQESDDSYINEKEPFDVLVIGGGPAGVSSAIYAARKGLRTGILVERFGGQILDTLGIENFISVPYTEGPKLAENLKEHVKRYNIDVINLQRAKSLRRKELLEVELEKGAVLKSKTVIIATGARWRDVNVPGEKEFKTKGVAYCPHCDGPLFAGKDVAVIGGGNSGIEAAIDLAGIVKHVTVLEFLPQLKADKVLQERLYRLPNVTVLTNVQTKEFTGKEKLEGITYIQRDTNEEKHIEVQGVFIQIGLVPNTEWLGDSIERNAIGEIIVNHKNETSMPGVFAAGDCTNSPYKQIIISMGSGATAALSAFDYLIRN, encoded by the coding sequence ATGCTTTTGGATATAGAAATCAAACAGCAATTAGAACAGTATTTGGCACTCCTTGAAAACGATATAGTCATTAAGGTTAGTGCTGGAAGTGATAAGACATCCACTGATATGGTTATACTTATAGATGAAATTTCCAAACTTTCGTCTAAAATACATGTTGAAAAAGCAGAGTTGGAAAGAACTCCAAGCTTTAGCATTAACCGATTGAATGAGGATACAGGTATCGTTTTTGCTGGTGTTCCACTAGGTCATGAATTTAATTCCTTGGTATTGGCTCTCCTCCAAGTAGGGGGGAGAGCCCCTAAGGTAGATGATACTTATATTAATCAAATTAAGCAGCTAAAGGGAGAGTATCGTTTTGAAACCTACGTTAGCCTAAGCTGCCATAATTGTCCCGATGTGGTCCAAGCCCTTAATATAATGAGTGTTCTCAATCCCAATATTAAACATACCATGATTGACGGAGCTGTCTTTAAAGAAGAAGTTGAAAGTAAGGACATAATGGCAGTACCTACAATATACTTAAATGGCAATTTCTTTGAAAGCGGCCGATTAACACTGGAGGAGATTCTTGCTAAACTTGGACAGGAGTCCGATGATTCTTATATCAATGAAAAAGAGCCTTTTGATGTTTTAGTCATAGGTGGAGGACCTGCCGGCGTGAGTTCTGCTATTTACGCTGCACGAAAGGGACTTCGTACCGGTATTTTGGTTGAAAGATTTGGAGGCCAGATTTTAGATACTTTGGGAATTGAGAATTTTATTTCAGTTCCATATACCGAGGGACCTAAGCTGGCCGAGAATCTTAAAGAGCATGTGAAAAGATATAATATTGATGTAATTAATCTTCAAAGAGCAAAAAGTTTGAGGCGTAAGGAACTTTTGGAAGTGGAATTGGAAAAAGGGGCTGTGCTTAAGAGCAAGACCGTTATTATTGCAACAGGAGCGAGATGGCGTGATGTAAACGTTCCGGGAGAAAAAGAGTTTAAAACCAAAGGAGTGGCCTATTGTCCTCACTGTGACGGACCATTGTTTGCAGGGAAAGATGTAGCTGTAATTGGCGGAGGTAATTCCGGTATAGAAGCTGCTATTGATTTGGCGGGGATTGTAAAGCATGTTACAGTTCTGGAATTTTTGCCCCAATTAAAGGCCGATAAGGTGTTACAGGAACGTTTATATAGACTTCCCAACGTAACTGTACTTACAAATGTTCAGACAAAAGAGTTTACCGGTAAAGAAAAGCTTGAGGGGATTACTTATATCCAGCGTGATACCAATGAAGAAAAACATATTGAGGTTCAAGGTGTTTTCATTCAGATTGGTCTTGTACCAAATACCGAATGGCTCGGAGACAGTATTGAACGTAATGCTATCGGTGAAATTATTGTTAACCATAAAAATGAAACCTCAATGCCTGGAGTATTTGCAGCCGGTGACTGTACTAATAGCCCCTATAAACAGATTATTATATCCATGGGTTCCGGTGCAACGGCAGCACTCAGTGCTTTTGATTACTTAATTCGTAACTAA
- a CDS encoding aromatic prenyltransferase, with protein sequence MSEQVCEILWSKKMQEYFNSLTPNMPEGLRDRYIGYVNENARARGASEVTELDIITALLRNTPVFFRQNISNIPKDIKVDLSSLTKRDLALMSDDIEKAAKIAEVGCNKELVNKILNVYEEQFSHPQVAVSFRTTTKPVEKRSLDVRYVDVWTSHDPYAMAIENGLLVKSGHPVDNLFYDIKSNFPIMGYGVDFGVLNGFAKIWMRIPTHLPVPLEKLQLIPSFPDSLKNYISLLSKYSMDRIIMVGIDYIHKSTNIYFVKRYYGDLSTETVTSLISELGFPVPSNELIEECAHALFFYCTFTWDSPKIERLSFHRVAHDQSQVPVHLHPFLEKYSLNAPILGDKRKFMYTVALSPKGNYIKLESDYSSGIMADALVETY encoded by the coding sequence ATGAGTGAGCAAGTATGTGAAATTTTATGGTCGAAAAAAATGCAGGAGTATTTTAATTCATTAACTCCTAATATGCCGGAAGGGCTACGAGACAGATATATTGGGTATGTTAATGAAAATGCTCGTGCAAGAGGTGCTTCAGAAGTAACTGAACTAGATATAATAACAGCACTTTTACGAAATACACCTGTATTTTTTAGGCAAAACATCAGCAATATCCCAAAAGACATAAAGGTGGATTTAAGTTCACTTACTAAAAGGGATCTAGCTTTAATGTCTGATGATATTGAAAAAGCAGCCAAAATTGCTGAAGTTGGTTGCAATAAAGAACTGGTCAACAAAATTCTAAATGTATATGAAGAACAATTTTCACATCCTCAAGTTGCAGTATCTTTTAGAACTACTACCAAACCTGTAGAAAAAAGAAGTTTGGATGTTCGCTATGTAGATGTCTGGACTTCCCATGATCCATATGCAATGGCAATTGAAAATGGCCTTTTAGTAAAAAGCGGTCATCCCGTGGACAATTTATTTTATGATATAAAATCCAATTTCCCCATAATGGGTTATGGCGTTGATTTTGGAGTATTGAATGGTTTTGCAAAAATATGGATGCGTATTCCTACCCATCTGCCTGTACCTTTAGAAAAATTGCAATTGATACCTTCATTTCCCGATAGTTTAAAAAATTATATTAGCCTCTTATCAAAATATTCAATGGATAGAATCATTATGGTAGGTATTGATTACATTCATAAATCTACAAACATATATTTTGTAAAAAGATATTACGGAGACCTTTCGACTGAAACTGTTACAAGTCTTATTAGTGAATTAGGTTTCCCTGTGCCATCGAATGAACTAATCGAGGAATGTGCTCATGCCTTATTCTTCTATTGCACTTTCACTTGGGATTCACCAAAAATTGAAAGACTGAGCTTCCATCGTGTTGCTCACGACCAGAGTCAAGTGCCTGTTCATTTACACCCATTCCTTGAGAAATACTCGTTGAATGCGCCTATTTTGGGAGATAAGAGAAAGTTTATGTATACTGTAGCATTATCACCAAAAGGAAATTATATAAAACTCGAAAGTGATTATTCTTCAGGAATAATGGCAGATGCCCTTGTAGAAACTTACTAA
- a CDS encoding nitroreductase family protein produces MDVYEAIYSRRSVRDFKDKDIDEKILKKILDAGLQAPTNNHLRQWEFIIINDKEKRLEVIDKIVKNATKEDSVRIIDEWGLTDPIQREAYIDAIPKQYKMLLTAGCLIIPCFRQDWPLLKPVNLSALNPFASIWCCIENILIAAASEGIYGVTRIPFDAEIKHIREVLNIPENYEFPCYLALGYPSENVKPIEQHKINVEDRMHFNKW; encoded by the coding sequence ATGGATGTTTATGAGGCTATTTATTCAAGGAGATCAGTTAGAGATTTTAAAGATAAAGACATTGATGAGAAAATATTAAAAAAAATTCTGGATGCGGGATTACAAGCTCCTACAAATAACCATTTGCGTCAATGGGAATTTATTATAATAAATGACAAAGAAAAAAGGCTTGAAGTCATTGATAAAATAGTAAAAAATGCAACAAAGGAAGACTCGGTAAGAATAATTGATGAATGGGGACTGACTGACCCAATACAGCGGGAAGCGTATATTGATGCGATTCCCAAACAGTACAAAATGTTATTAACTGCAGGATGCCTTATAATACCGTGTTTTCGTCAGGATTGGCCACTTTTGAAACCGGTAAACTTGTCAGCATTAAATCCTTTTGCCTCAATATGGTGCTGCATTGAAAACATATTAATTGCTGCTGCTAGTGAAGGCATATATGGAGTAACAAGGATTCCTTTTGATGCTGAGATAAAACATATCAGAGAAGTTTTAAACATACCTGAGAATTATGAATTTCCGTGTTATCTTGCGTTAGGGTATCCGAGCGAAAATGTAAAGCCCATTGAACAACATAAAATTAATGTTGAAGACAGAATGCATTTTAATAAATGGTAA
- a CDS encoding transposase: MPRSARVKSKTNIYHVMIRGINQQNIFVDDADNEKFIVTFAKYQKESAHELYAYCLMGNHVHLLIKEGNEPLGNTMRRIGASYVYWYNWQYGRKGHLFQDRYKSEPVQDETYFLTVLRYIHQNPLKAGLVKNIDEYKWSSFNEYIGKAKFVNTDYALAMFSENRETAIKKFKEFNMAVNDDKCLEITPERKTVSDKEIRQLVLEKYNIELATLHNEEPKTQIEILKYLKKIEGSSLRQLARLTGFTVNKIYRA, encoded by the coding sequence ATGCCAAGATCTGCTAGAGTAAAAAGTAAAACAAACATATATCATGTAATGATTAGAGGGATAAATCAGCAGAATATATTTGTAGATGATGCGGATAACGAAAAATTTATTGTTACTTTTGCAAAATACCAAAAAGAAAGTGCACATGAATTATATGCTTACTGTTTGATGGGGAATCATGTTCATCTGCTGATAAAAGAAGGAAATGAACCGCTAGGAAATACGATGAGGCGTATTGGTGCAAGTTACGTGTATTGGTATAACTGGCAATATGGCAGAAAAGGACACTTATTTCAGGATCGTTATAAAAGCGAACCGGTGCAGGATGAAACTTATTTTTTAACAGTGTTAAGATACATTCATCAAAATCCATTAAAAGCAGGATTGGTCAAAAATATTGACGAGTACAAGTGGAGCAGTTTTAACGAATATATAGGTAAAGCAAAGTTTGTTAATACGGATTATGCTTTGGCAATGTTTTCAGAAAATAGGGAGACAGCAATTAAAAAGTTTAAAGAGTTTAACATGGCTGTAAATGATGATAAGTGTCTGGAAATAACTCCTGAAAGAAAAACTGTTTCCGATAAGGAAATAAGGCAGTTAGTATTGGAAAAATATAATATAGAATTGGCTACTTTGCATAATGAAGAACCTAAAACCCAAATAGAGATTTTAAAATACTTAAAGAAAATAGAAGGAAGTTCGTTAAGACAATTGGCCAGATTAACCGGTTTTACTGTTAATAAGATTTATAGGGCATAG